Proteins found in one Choloepus didactylus isolate mChoDid1 chromosome 3, mChoDid1.pri, whole genome shotgun sequence genomic segment:
- the LOC119528761 gene encoding casein kinase I-like, with the protein MASSGGAKDEFIFGRKYKLLQKIGSGSFGDIYLAINITNGEEVAVKLESQKARYPRLLYESKLCKILQGGIGIPYIWWFGQEKDCNVLVMELLGPSLEEFFNFCSRKFTMKTVLMLADQMISRIEYVHTKNFIHRDIKPDNFLMGIGPHSNKLFLIDFGLAKQYRDNRTRQHIPYREDKNLAGPARYASISAHLGMEQSRRDDLESLGYVLMYFNRTSLPWQGLKAATKKQKFEKIKEKKMSTPAEVLCKGFPAEFAMYLNYCRGLRFEETPDYKYLRQLFRILFRTLNHEYDYTFDWATLKPKAARQTASSSGQRSRPQTSTSRRTDKIKSSVKDF; encoded by the coding sequence ATGGCGAGCAGCGGCGGCGCGAAGGACGAATTCATTTTTGGGAGGAAATATAAACTGTTACAGAAGATCGGATCTGGCTCCTTCGGGGATATTTATCTGGCGATCAACATCACCAACGGCGAGGAAGTGGCAGTGAAGCTAGAATCTCAGAAGGCCAGGTATCCCCGGTTGCTGTACGAGAGCAAACTCTGTAAGATTCTTCAAGGTGGGATTGGCATCCCCTACATATGGTGGTTTGGTCAGGAAAAAGACTGCAATGTGCTCGTCATGGAGCTTCTTGGACCCAGCCTCGAAGAATTCTTCAATTTCTGTTCAAGAAAGTTCACAATGAAAACTGTACTTATGTTAGCCGACCAGATGATCAGTAGAATTGAGTATGTGCATACAAAGAATTTTATACACAGAGATATTAAACCAGATAACTTCCTAATGGGAATTGGGCCTCACAGTAATAAGTTATTCCTTATTGATTTTGGTTTGGCCAAACAGTACAGAGACAACAGGACAAGGCAACACATACCATACAGAGAAGATAAAAATCTCGCTGGCCCTGCCCGATATGCTAGCATCAGTGCGCATCTTGGGATGGAACAGAGTCGCCGAGATGACCTGGAATCTTTAGGATATGTTTTGATGTATTTTAACAGAACCAGCCTGCCATGGCAAGGACTAAAGGCtgcaacaaagaaacagaagtttgaaaagattaaagaaaagaagATGTCCACTCCTGCTGAAGTTTTATGTAAGGGGTTTCCCGCAGAATTTGCTATGTACTTAAACTATTGTCGTGGGCTGCGCTTTGAGGAAACCCCCGATTACAAGTATCTGAGACAGCTATTCCGCATTCTTTTCAGGACCCTGAATCACGAATATGACTACACGTTTGATTGGGCAACATTAAAGCCGAAAGCAGCACGGCAGACAGCCTCTTCCAGTGGGCAGCGTTCACGGCCCCAAACCTCCACAAGCAGGAGAACTGACAAAATCAAGAGTAGTGTGAAAGATTTCTAA